Below is a genomic region from Diabrotica undecimpunctata isolate CICGRU chromosome 7, icDiaUnde3, whole genome shotgun sequence.
AATTATTCGACAAACACTGCAAATCGCCGCTCTGTGTGGGCCCCAAGGGGTAAGGACCAAATGAACAACAACAGGACCTTTTACGTAGAcgtcctacaaaaaaaaataataaaaaatataaaaaacggcCTAAAAACTTAGCAAAACACTAATAAAAACCCGGCGAAAGCCAAACAAAAAACCCGGACATGTAGGGCCCAAACACTTGAGCACCAAGTCTACGAACCGGACGTAGTCCGGAGCGGAGGCTGGATGCCCAAGCAAGCAACTTTAGATTCGCGGACAACTCAGTAGAGGACTACAGGAACAAAGTGCGTGACGCTGTCCTGAATTTGAATCGGTTagagaaccatgttggagttctattacccaggatctccacataaagagcatttggctgatagtgcCCCTATCGCGTCagtggcgcacctagaattttcctgtggGGGGGATTTTGGTTGgacaccgaaattttttttatgctaattccgttttgagtccctaaaatttgtgagtaacagtgtcggaatagtaCCCTGGGTGGGGGGTTTAaccaccaaacccccccccccctgggtgcgccgcTGTATCGCGCATCGGAGTGCTATaactgggtttaattaaattgcttgcttgcttgctatTAAAAAAggttgtataaatatttttacttacttTCAGCCAAGGACATTCTTCTACAGCGCAATAATAAACTTTTCTGCAAATATCTGGACTAAAGTAAGTATAAACAAACTGTAAGTATAACCGCCATATCAAACCGCACTTTCTAGTGTTAGAAGCTGTAGTGACGTTCTTAAATAACGACAACATTTTGTTCTTTAAGCCAGTACTGATCTCATATTTAGTTCCTAAAAATTAAACTTTATGAATTATTTgcttaattttaagtaaaaatatgaAGTGATAGGGTTTGTTAGACTACTTGTTAGTTATTATTTGTTACAGTATTCTTGTATACAGGCATTAGTAAATGTATATATTCAAATCGTTGAGCTGTTAACCGAAGAGACGAATACTTATAtactttaatttataaatatatcttcttcttcacgtgctaTATCAGAGTTATCCAACGCTGACGTTCATCATTACAGCGGCTTCTTGATCTTCTGTCATATTGTACGATTCAGGAGCCACTTGGAAGCGTAAAGGCCAACTGCGAAAACATGTTTCTGGAAAACTGAGTATAAAGTTTAAAAACATGTTAGAATAGTAATGGCGaacaagttttattttattaacaaaacttaaaagaggaaaagttctgaagctatttattTGTGGCATATTTGATAAAGGTATAGTTTGATGGGATCTAGGATTTAGCCACAATTGGctgtaatgataattacatttttttttaagaaagaaaaagttttttttaatgtaattatcCTTACAaccaattgtagcttattcccataaAACTATTCCGTTATTAAAAGGGGATTTAGCAATATTTgcaagatttttataaaatgaaaagaaaaggagttattctacaaaaataaacataattttgttAACAAAGTATGTGGAAGCTAATAGCAgtaaaataatttgcaaaattcaGAAATAATGCTTCAATTAAACTCAATTTGATTTTCATCGTCTACAGTTTCTTCGACTTCAGTTGTACTAATTCCTCTACTAATAGCTTCTTGTAAAGCACGCTTGTGAGGCATGGGAACATAATCAAGAAGATCTGTAAgtcctttttcttttcttctgtaaGCTTGAGAGCATCCTGGTATTTGAAAGGAAgttctattttaaaattattacatcGTGAAGTTTCTTTCGTCCCTTTTGGAGTATGACATTTGTAGGAATATCCGTGTTATATgcgatttgaattttaaaatccATCTTAAAATCTTTTGAAAATTCGAATATTCTGCCATCCTTGAAGTTAGCTCCCAACATTTGAGATTTAGTTGCTGCTTTTTGAAAAATACTGAAATCCTTAACCATTTCCCTCGTGACATTAACAACTTGGAATGTGTTCTTATTTTTAGTGTgtggaataaaatggatatagtGTTCCTTAGAAAATACCTCACAGTCCTTgatctttaatttaattaaaccaaaatctcgatcacATCCCATCATCGAATGCCTTGACATTAAAAAAAACGGGCTTAATAAGATCAAAGCGATTTACATGAATGTGGCGAAGGTTagacaaaacaattattttgaCCGGAACAGTTATCTCtataaatttttacttttctCACATGCTAATTAACAAAGTTCTCCAGGTAGTGACTAAGAAAACTGGCTATTTTGCACGATCCGCGTTTAGCAATGGTTTCATCCCATACATATATTATGGCTGCTCTGTTTTAACGTTGTGGATTCCTAAGTTGTGAGTCCACATTTTTCTTTTGTAGTATTGTACGTTGCAGGTAGGTTTAGGCGTGGGTAATGCTTGTTGTAAATCAATACATACAACTTCAGTATTTCATCCTATTCTGAGTGCTAAATGAACCTTCAGTTCAGTATCCAATTCAGTTATTCTGGAAGACTTCGGGTTGCTAGTCTTTAACCCATCAAGTTCAACTTTATTCTTCATCATCAATAGAAGGAGGCTGAACACCTATATTGAATTCGTTAACAAAGATATTTTGATAGTAGGACTCTACTCACAGGTTGTTCTTCAGGATGTGTGTTTCTTAGCCATTCCATATAAGCTCCATATACTCCAGTAATTGACGAACCCGGTGGCATATATTTTCGAAAAGGACTTTTGGCTCTACTATAGTGACTGGAAACGGTAACAAGTGAATCAATGTGATCTCTGACCAACTTCTTTCTATATCCAACCATTTTATTTCCTGAACTTAGCTTCCCTCTGTTATCACCCAGCACAGTTCCTGTGGTGGTCTGCTTGTCTAAAACAACGCGAACTCTCTTTTCGCTTATGAAATGGATGCTAATAAAAGCCAGACGACAAACACATTTTCTATCTCCATTTATTGAAACACTATATTCTATTGTCATATCAAAATTGTTCaaatattattgatattattCACGCCCAACTTTTCAAAACACATTTTACGACAGTTACATGGCAGTCCGATTGTGCGCGCATATACaattttctttgtatttcttgAAACGTACGCTTCACCACAGTTTCGTTTGGTTTTACACACGTTAACAAGCAATTGTTCCGTTTTCTTTTGCTTCCGCCTTGTTTTCTCGGCgttcattttgaaaataaatcagaaaaaaacCAAACAACTTTAAGGCTAATGTAACGTCgattttttcttgaaatatgagTAATTAAAACTACAACAAGCACACTATGGTACCCAAATCTCAAGAACAACGCATATATCTGAGATTATCTCTCACGAACTACAGAAACACCGGTGAGTTTATACGGTTACAGAGGAGAAGGGGCGAACCTTGAACCAAAACGCTACGAAAGTCTGTAGATTCGCCACTGCTCTTCTAGACGATTATGTAGTTCAGTTTCTCCATTCAGTGAATGGAGTGTTACATTATTACTTACAGAATTTTAGGAATATGAAGGGCGAAACATGCTTTTATAATATACGCAAGCATTCTTTAAAGGTTTGTGACAAAGATCATACTGTTTTTGAAACGTCCACTTTGCGAGTTCGCCCTTACTCTTCCAATCtccaagaaacctgttttcttcctacacttctacgaccttctattttgcctttaagcgATATTAGGTCCCCGAAATACTAATAATCAAATTTGGGAGAATTGATTTATATGGCAGCTTACTagttttattgggaataagccacaatacttataagtttattttaatcAACTGTAAATATGTATTTCTGACTATGTGGTCGTCATCAGTAAGGTGCGGCCAAAGAATGTTATACTTGGAAAAGGAACACTACAaaagcaatgcgaccaatttgtggcaatattagaagaccctgatggtttccagggatacaactaacaataaccacggatgaagctacagctacctaaggaaaggaatgccaaacgtttagaacgtaGCTGTAGCTTTCTCTGTGaatgtgttagttgttgctctggaaacctcagagtcttctaacattattgccacaaattggtcgcattgtaGTGATCCTCTTTCAAGTTATCATTCTCCTCGGCTGAACCGTACTGATGACTGCCGATACTTTCTACCTtgattttactattaactcgcattaaccatatatatttatatatatatatatatatatatatatatatatatatatatatatatatatatatatatataatgaaccagaagtatttgctgacaacgtaaggaagtacctaaacgttaaatattgggtttgcagcaataaaaaatgaaacgtgtactcttttaaatttttattccaagctttcggacattggttatgtccttcatcagggagctacaaatgtgatgaataaattgttggcgttggtataattaattaaaaaattcactacttacaaacttaatgaggttgtatcaacgatgatgtattataatgttgataaaatttatcacagtctctcatcttttttcaatatacaaaacctatttttatgtttaaaaatttaaaaattactgtacatccaaaaacacttaattattctaaatacatacatgacattattctgacaaaattcttttaaatgttaattgataaattattgtttgtgttattattgcatttatctagtagtaacaaataggagaacattttaTTTAGATGACCGATATTCAATATGaccaataatttttaaatttttaaacataaaaataggttttgtatattgaaaaaagatgagagactgtgataaattttatcaacattataatacatcatcgttgatacaacctcattaagtttgtaagtagggaattgtttaattaattataccaacaccaacaatttattcatcacatttgtagctccctgataaaggacataaccaatgtccgaaagcttggaataaaaatttaaaagagtacacgtttcattttttattgctgcaaacccaatatttaacgtttacttaccGGCGTAATTTACCACccggtacatatatatatatatatatatatatatatatggtaaatATATATTGTAAATTTACATTTATAAACCATTAAAGTGTACCAGTAAAAAAAGTTGTCAAGTTTTTCTAccattttttcaaattaatttgtACGGCAAGCGGTAACCAAGTTGTAACCTAGATAAGAAATCTTCTGAAAAAGTTATAAGCATAAGTTTACCTGTAATAGTATCCTGAACGACGTTTTGAAATTCTTCGAGTTGTTGATTTACGATGATAAGAGCAAAAAGCGAGGGTAATGCTCTATCTGATTTCAATAACAACTTCTTTATTTTCCACCATTGCAGACCTAATGAATACTCCAACGAATATTGTTTTTTCAAAACTGATAACACAAACACATTATTTGGATATAGCTCTATAGCCGTTTCCATAGCAGATTCCAACAATTTTACTGTATCAGTTTTGCATTGTTTTCCGGAGTACTTAAATaataaagctatataaaattcATATAAAACTTCTTTTTGCCAAATATCGTGGGTGTCGGAATTTGCCATATGGTGCAAAATATTCTGAAAAAATTCAAAACACTCGTTGGGGCCCTTGCAAAGTAAAATAAACCAACCATGACATATTATCCAATCGGTAAAAAAGTTTGGCAAAAAATGTTCTACACACGCTAGTTTAACTTGTTCAGCTTCCATTAACTGTCGAGTGACTGTGTTAAATTTGTCTGTTGCGTTTTCTTTAGTTTCGTCATTCAGTTGCAATTCGTTCTGTTGTAAACTCATTTGACAAAGAAGCTTCAAAGCTTCATTTTCATCACTGCTAGTATTTTTTGCAATGTGCAACTGAACCAGGTGTTTATAAAGATTACACCAATTTTTCTGAAACGTCGAAACATTGGTAACAGACATCTGAAATCTTTGAGTGAAACTTACAGCCGTATTGATTATTTTGATACAACTGTCCACATTTCCAAATTCAAGTTCAGCTAGCGCATATTCTAGATAAAATATTGCATTCTGTCTATTTTCTTCAAGTTTAAGACACTCCTTGAAATTTTTCTTAATGCGTTTTTTAAATTGCTCGGTCATTGTAAACAACTGAACTTTatctaaaataattaataatctttgaaatttaaaataccATAAAGTTACCGCCGTTTTTTCGTCCCCAGTTAGACAGTTTGCAACATTTTCCATAATTTTATTGATAAAACCTAAATATTCCTCATGGCcgggtattttatttaaatactgtGGTCCTACAGCCAATCGTATATTGCTCCACAGACTTGTTGAAGTATCAACTGGATATAAAGGAAAATACATCGAGAGAAGTGGCTCTACTGAATCGAAACTCCAAGGAACATAATCTAAACCTAGTTCTCCCATTGTACTATGTCTACACGGCAATAAAGGTATTTTAAGCAACGAGAATATTGTtgcagacattttaaatatattgccTGGCATTGTGATTGGATGAATCAATTGAACTACATCATCAGTAAGTACTATTCTTTGGGGATCTTCACATTTTTCGTCATCCACACAAGGTAGCCAATGACAAGCTTCGCGCAGTTTCTCTGTGCGCAACCATAACTCGTGTAGAGGTAAGTTTGATGCAAAAATAATATCTTCCAATTCCATTAATTGACTTTCCGCAAACTCAGATAATATATGAAACCTACTACTATTATTTGGGGACAAGTTTAGTTCAAGATACATTCTCAAAAGAGTCCAAAGTTGTTCAAACAAGCCTACTTGTTTCATAAATAAACCGCACTGATACAGCATCTTCAATATACATTCTTCTAATAAATGTCGTTCCACGATATTTGTTTGTCTCAGTTGATGTAAAGTTGAGAGACACTTGGCATATAAACTTAAAACTTCTGGTGTGGAACAATGGGACATTGAGCACTGTGTGGCTTCTATATATCCTTGCCATAGGATAATATTACTTTTATCTTTCTCGACTAAATCCCGAAGgtatatctaaaataaaaaaaaactgaggGATCATCTACACAttataattatgtatatttaaaCGCAAAAACTACTAAAAGACAATCGTTCTTTGCGCCATTTCGACTGGATTAAATACGCTTTAATATAGAGGTAATATAATATGCAGTAATATAGAGGCTTAACAGGCagctaaaaaatataaatttaagcCAAAAAACCAAACTAACAGTGCCGACATATGGATCGGAAACATTGACAATCTTCAAAACGGACGCAAATCATCTGCTCGTTTTTCAAAAGGAAAATACTAAGAAGGATAAGGGGACCATCTTTGAAAATGGTATTTTGGCAAAGTTTGGAGTCTCCAAAAAACAGCCCTATTGTATGCAGGTGTTCCTTAACAGGAGCATATCCAGTAAGCAAGCCTGTCATGACTCTGAGCTCATTcagattatttgtaaaattacTATTGGTGGAACACCAAATATTATAAGGATGAAATCTGGTTGTGTAgacatccttcttcttcttcttaaagtgcctatccgttccggacgttggcgatcatcacggctatcttcactttgcttattgcagcgcggaacagttcagtggtagtcatgttataccactttcgcaaattttgaagccaggaaatgcgtcttcttcccggtcctctcttaccatttactttcccttggagaatcagctggagaaggccgtaacgttcttgatttctcattacatgacctagatattccaactttttagttttgacggtcatgagaatttcacattctttccccattctacgcaggacctccacattagtaactctgtcaacccaggatatagaCATCCTTAAAGAATAATTTTCTGGCAACGAATTCATGTTTCTTTATTGTGTCATACATCAAAAAGATCTGTGTAAACCTGCTTTAGACATTAAACATTTTCTGATGTAGTCTACCACACATACAATAAGATGGCTCAGGACAGGACAGGTTTGAGTTTGGGATGTAAAAGATGAAATAATCTCTTTAATGGAAGAAAAAGGAATGGAAGAATGtgaatatttgaaatatatattatgGCTTTAGGACTTTCCACTTTTAACTTCAGGGAAAAAATATTAATCTATTATATTTGTGGCAGGATCAGGGTTTTCAAAATGCAATGGAATCTATTTTCCAAATAACTAGCCAAGAAAGATTTTACTAATTTTCCAAAAGAGCTATTATGAAGGTGAGAAATATCTTAACAGGTTCACTGCCGTAGCGGTCAAATAAGCCGCTTGTGCGACTATCCCCACGCGACATGGCGGTCATATAGGGCGCTGAGTCATTTGACAATAAATCTAGTAGAAACACTGACCGCCGCTTCCATTTAAAATGCACATGAAATGTGACTGCTTGGCGTGTACGACTATGTGAGTTtccatattaaattaataattttacaacATTACTGAAAATCAGGCAAAACATATTAAatcaatgtttatttaaaataacctgCGTAACAAGTATTATGgtcaataaaaaagtaaaagtaaaagaaacacttaaatttaaacagaatgtaatgcattaattttttaaatgttttgcatTGAAGCAGAGAAGGCAAAAATGAGGATGATCTTCGCAGTCTGTTCAGTATGTGGTAACCTTTTTTACCTATTAGTAATTATAAAGTCTATTAGCTTCTAAACCCCCTTTTAGTAAGTTTGCGACAACAATCTCACGAAACTTGCTTATTGTAATGTTTGTATTAGATAGTTCTTTGAAAATTATATGCACATTTACAATAGCTGTGCCCAGTATGATTTCCATTGCGATCTTGCGATACCACCTCAGTGAACGCCGCAAAGCAGAATTATAACTAGCCATCTGGTCACACAAATCGATTGAAGGTTTGCATTGTAGTCTATTATAGCTTCTAGTTTACTCATAGGTCGGACATCTTATCGAGACATCGGACTCAGACATCTGTTTTCATGTACAACAGAACAGGTTTCAATTTTTCGCACCTTCTTTTTTGAAGTAGTATCTTCATGTGAAGTAGACGATAAATCAATATCTTCTGAacttgaaggtacataaaagtctTTCTCAGAATCCAATGTGTCCAAGTCGTTACCTTCCTCGTCAGTTTCTAAAATAATTCTAATCTCACTTTCAAGCGctagtaaataacaaaaaaacttacagttttcttgtattttttcccTTGCTAATCGTAATAAATATGCACCACGTGAATTTGACAGCATTTTCAATCAATAATCCTCTAAAAAACGTATGAAAATCGTAATAAAACGCAACACAACACATGTACTACAAGCTCAAGGTAACTGCTGAACCTGACCTGACCTGTGACTGCTCGGTGTACAAGGCTATTATCTGCTGCTGGAGCCGAAGTTGTCTCCTTATTACAATATTCACTTTGGCGCCAGtgaaaaattttatgaaaatcacCTTGGCAGTTAACCTGTTAATAAAGAATGTAAATGAAGATTCCACAACTTCACATTTATCATATAGGCCAACCTTATCATATATTTAATATCTCATTTAATGTGGATTATGAATCAGTTAAACCAGAATTGCAACAAACTAATTGAGTTGCAATGTAACGCTAAATTAAAGGAACTATTTCTCAATGTTTCTAAAATTGAGTACTacagaatattattatttatgtacaaTATGATGAATAAATTTAAAGCATATATTATGTGTAGGTATATTTACATCCTAAAAGTCATTGTCcacaattatattattaatttactTGATTACTAAAAAAAGCAAAGAATTTGCAGAGGATAAAATACCTGTAATTCATCAGAAGGAAATGTTACCACAGCTATATTTAACCTTTCTCTGTGGAGTTTCTCACTATAAGGATTTGACATCAAAGCTTTATCCAATATAGACAGCTTTCTTTCTCCTAAAACTCTCTGAGCTTTAGCTATACTCCCTAAAACATGTAAATAGAAGATTATTTCAGGAAACTGTTTCTTTGTGTAATTTTcgttttttcaaatatctttttAGTACTTAATGAACTTTTAAGAATTCGGTACAAATCAGAagctgattttttaaaattttaattaaatcaaCATTTGGTGTAAAAGGTGAAAATTATAAAAGCCATTATGCCAGTCCTTTAATATCTTTTATATTTCGACTCGTCCAACGAAGACTGTACTAACTCAATTTTTGGCGTTTTTGAGTTACACCCCCGAAGAAGTAGATTACCGTGATATCTTTTAACGAATAAAGTTCTAAGTTAATTTGACCATGTTTAGGCAACCAATTTTGCACTTCAATATTGTACTAACTTGTATATCTATACATTTTCCGACGAAAACTATCCTatcttaagttagtatagtcttCCTCGGCATTCCGAACGGAAGCGCCGTTGTCTCGTGAGTTAATACAGTTTTCGCGTTTTGAGATTAAGTAAAGTACGCCGGTGGTACGCCTACATGACCAACGGTGTTTACGTATAAAAGTACAGtgtataaattgctatcaaaaatAATACGTTTGAATAGAGGgtacatttttataaatttaaataagtatCCAGGATGTATTCGGGGAGTCAATTCATGGTAAATTTAGTAAGGACAACTAACAAGCGAGAAACAGATTCTCGACAGACGCATTGTTCAAGAGGtcagtatatttttaatatgtatagAAACATGAATTATTTATACCGTTTTTAGAAACAATTTGTGATAACCCGGACCTAAATACGACCAAAGAAGTTATATCTACTAATATCGAAGCATCTATaggtttgttttaatttaaacaaataaagATTCATAATGTAACATGCATCGTCTTTTGTTTTCAGAAACAGAACGAACGAATACAGTTAACGAATATTTTGAAGTTGATACTGAAGACCCTTTTCATGCAAGCTCAGATAGTGACTCAGATTATTTACCTTCAGaagatgataataaaaaaaaaataaaatctaaaactGGTCTAGATCGTGGGTTGGAACATTCAAATCGACAGGGAAAAATGGTTAAGGCAAGAAAAATAGGCAAACCCTGCCAACAAACATGCAGACTTAAGTGTAACACAAAAATGAATCAAGAAATGAGACAgaagatttttaaaaacttttggaaTTTTAAGATCTTCAAAAACAAGATCATCAAGGCAATGGGACTTTATTGTACAGCATGTGACACAGatagagaaaaaacaaaatactatttCTGCTGGTGTACACTCTCGTAGGAATTTTTCTCGGCAATATCATTTTCAGCTTGGCGGtgaacaaaaccaaatttgtaaaaatatgtttttaaaaactCTTGGTATTTCACAAACATGGGTAAATACAGCATTTACTACAAGAAAGAAAACTGGAGTTTTACAATCAGATCAACGTGGAAAACATAAAGTTCGACCACATAGAGTTACTACAGATATTGCAGAAAGATTACTTTGATAAGAATGGCCAAAACTGTGGAAAACGTATATAATGTAACAGAAATGTCACAAGAAGACTTCCTAGATTTCAAAAGCCTTGTTGGcaacaaaaattggaaaactGACAATCTAAAAGGAATGATCAAAATCGGTCAAATAAAGGAAATCAGTACTTCATATAACACaccaaatgttatttttttaagtatGATTTAAGTTCCGAATCTATCAGGTGTGATCTAACAAAAGCAAAAAGGGGACGTCCATCTCGTATTGATCAATTTCCATCTAAAGTATACACAAATCTGTTGCCAATAGATAAGAAGAAGTTAACTGGCTTATTATGGCTTTGTGATACTGGAAAAATTCCTACTATGTATCATGGCTTCTATAGAAGTCTACATTCTGATACATCAGAAAAGTATGAAATCACTGCTAGCAGTGACGACGAAGAACTGTAATAacgtttgtttataatattttgtaatttaacttCGATGTAGACTTTAATTATAAATACAATTTCACAGAACGAtagtatgtattatttatattcccGATTTTTTTCCAGCGAATACTGTACTAACTCATTCAAAAGTCAgataaagaaacaaaattgaCAAGTTTAAAAGAACAAATGGAACAATACGGTAAACACAAtggataaatataaaaagaatttaataaataagaacCCCTGATTTTTTGCGCTAATCAAGACTTTATCTTGCTTTATTCGAAAACTTCAAAAAATGAGTTAGTACAGTCTTCGCTGGATGAGTCGATTTGTACATAGATTATTTGAATATTAATGTCATACTGATAATAAATGTTAGTTGCTGTTGAAAGTcactaaaaatgataaaaacttATATTAGAAGTAGTAGTGGTCAGTTTCTGTTTACTCTAAATGATTTACTACACTGTTtaagtaatattaataataaatctgatCATCTGAGATGGCACTAGATAGCAGTAAATACTGTTTACATAGTTTAGCTTAGATTTACCTTTCCTGTAACTCTTTTCAAATTGATGCACTGTATCTTGAAAGTTTATATATTCTAGCCATACATTTATATCTTCTGGTTTACCAGTTAAATAGTTATTAAAAAATCCTGTCTTTTCACTTAGTTCTTGTTCTTGTTTGAAGCCTGTGAAATTTTCGTCTCTAGGAGCAAATCCTATTTGATTTACATTTTTCTGAGTTATTATGTCTTCTTTTACTTCTGGCTCACGCGAAAGATGCTTATAGTaccgtttaattttattttttgacttacattttttataatttgtgttACCAAGGAAAAACTTTACATGGTAAATAGGTGCTGATGGTCGTGAAATTGTGTTTACAGAAAGTAGTTCCTTTGCACCTTTCGTTTCGATTTTAAATATGTCGTTCTCAAATATCTTATATTCTAAAATTTCTGACTTCTTGTTTTTGGTACTCTTTTTAT
It encodes:
- the LOC140445744 gene encoding nuclear exosome regulator NRDE2 — encoded protein: MSVFAAYASEADNSSQPDVDNGSWLTNSSFQATLPNVSEVQALQQETCSNSARQNKKAQDETHSDSELKEDSPKVPVSKKRKKNHKKSTKNKKSEILEYKIFENDIFKIETKGAKELLSVNTISRPSAPIYHVKFFLGNTNYKKCKSKNKIKRYYKHLSREPEVKEDIITQKNVNQIGFAPRDENFTGFKQEQELSEKTGFFNNYLTGKPEDINVWLEYINFQDTVHQFEKSYRKGSIAKAQRVLGERKLSILDKALMSNPYSEKLHRERLNIAVVTFPSDELQIYLRDLVEKDKSNIILWQGYIEATQCSMSHCSTPEVLSLYAKCLSTLHQLRQTNIVERHLLEECILKMLYQCGLFMKQVGLFEQLWTLLRMYLELNLSPNNSSRFHILSEFAESQLMELEDIIFASNLPLHELWLRTEKLREACHWLPCVDDEKCEDPQRIVLTDDVVQLIHPITMPGNIFKMSATIFSLLKIPLLPCRHSTMGELGLDYVPWSFDSVEPLLSMYFPLYPVDTSTSLWSNIRLAVGPQYLNKIPGHEEYLGFINKIMENVANCLTGDEKTAVTLWYFKFQRLLIILDKVQLFTMTEQFKKRIKKNFKECLKLEENRQNAIFYLEYALAELEFGNVDSCIKIINTAVSFTQRFQMSVTNVSTFQKNWCNLYKHLVQLHIAKNTSSDENEALKLLCQMSLQQNELQLNDETKENATDKFNTVTRQLMEAEQVKLACVEHFLPNFFTDWIICHGWFILLCKGPNECFEFFQNILHHMANSDTHDIWQKEVLYEFYIALLFKYSGKQCKTDTVKLLESAMETAIELYPNNVFVLSVLKKQYSLEYSLGLQWWKIKKLLLKSDRALPSLFALIIVNQQLEEFQNVVQDTITGTKYEISTGLKNKMLSLFKNVTTASNTRKCGLIWRLYLQFVYTYFSPDICRKVYYCAVEECPWLKALYMDAAIYIPAELSQIQDLIIEKQLRLHVTPEELDVLRS